In Pseudomonadota bacterium, a single window of DNA contains:
- a CDS encoding DUF445 family protein gives MNQILTYLAPPMLGAFIGYMTNYVAIRMLFKPLKPWYLFGIRVPMTPGVIPAKRHELARNIGEMVGEHLLTGSDIRKALEEKTFRNDLKKLIDTRLELIMDKELGPVSTLIPERFKTYFKVGIKILRWRSLKHLQAHISSPVFAERLSHHITDRINEFLERTLNDSISEDTKNHFFSSLENATKRFLADPQIEEWIRKSLDQKTSEILRTGRSAGDLLPKFLTEQLITLLEQEAPSLVEKFATLLQKPEMREKIASGIAGAVQNFASSMGPMAALISNFISPETIKKKVGNYLEDKGDEISQWLIDDSVQNQIARILREKAESFLATPISELLINVQPETIDRARNRLADQIITLIQNPETTITISRILKDLLSSQGEKSLQEILTNLFGENDGLENGKKLVTVEIINTIKSPKMRRILDQLLTEFVEGKLLSHPIGTLSAFLPGEVRNSINDYTLQMVGDLLVREIPGLMDALNIRRLVTRKVDSLNLNRLEGLLLVVMEEQFKYINLFGALLGFILGLLNLFFLTL, from the coding sequence ATGAATCAAATTCTCACCTATCTGGCGCCGCCGATGCTCGGCGCCTTTATCGGTTACATGACCAATTATGTTGCGATCAGGATGCTTTTCAAGCCGCTGAAACCCTGGTATTTATTTGGGATCCGGGTGCCGATGACTCCCGGCGTGATCCCGGCAAAACGCCACGAACTCGCCAGAAATATCGGCGAGATGGTCGGCGAGCACCTGCTGACCGGATCGGATATCAGAAAGGCCCTTGAAGAAAAAACCTTTCGCAATGATCTCAAAAAGCTCATCGATACGCGGCTTGAATTGATCATGGATAAGGAACTGGGGCCGGTCTCGACTCTTATCCCGGAACGATTCAAGACCTATTTCAAGGTAGGGATCAAAATTCTCAGATGGCGCTCACTCAAACATCTCCAGGCACATATCAGCAGCCCGGTATTTGCTGAAAGGCTCTCCCATCATATAACAGACCGGATAAATGAATTTCTGGAGCGGACACTCAACGATTCCATCTCCGAAGACACCAAAAACCATTTCTTCTCCTCCCTTGAAAATGCCACAAAACGATTCCTCGCCGATCCTCAGATCGAAGAATGGATCCGGAAGTCCCTTGACCAGAAAACCTCAGAAATTCTTCGCACCGGGCGAAGTGCCGGCGATCTCCTGCCAAAATTTCTTACCGAGCAGTTAATCACCCTCCTCGAGCAGGAAGCCCCAAGCCTTGTCGAAAAGTTCGCCACCCTGCTTCAGAAGCCGGAAATGCGAGAAAAAATTGCTTCGGGTATTGCCGGGGCAGTGCAGAATTTCGCCTCATCCATGGGACCGATGGCGGCGCTGATCAGCAATTTCATCAGCCCCGAGACCATTAAAAAGAAGGTGGGCAATTATCTGGAGGATAAGGGAGATGAAATTTCTCAGTGGCTTATCGACGATTCTGTCCAGAATCAGATTGCCCGGATCCTGAGGGAAAAGGCGGAATCATTTCTTGCAACGCCGATCTCGGAACTCCTGATCAATGTGCAGCCTGAAACAATAGATCGCGCCAGAAACCGGCTTGCCGATCAGATAATAACGCTCATTCAAAACCCGGAAACCACCATTACCATATCCCGCATACTCAAAGATCTCCTCTCATCCCAGGGAGAAAAATCACTGCAGGAAATTCTCACGAATCTCTTCGGGGAGAATGATGGACTTGAAAACGGCAAAAAGCTGGTGACCGTTGAAATCATCAATACGATCAAATCCCCCAAAATGAGACGAATCCTTGATCAATTGCTCACCGAATTTGTCGAAGGCAAACTTCTTTCGCACCCCATAGGCACCTTATCGGCTTTTCTCCCCGGCGAGGTCCGAAACAGTATAAATGACTACACACTCCAAATGGTCGGCGACCTTCTGGTTCGTGAAATACCGGGCTTGATGGATGCCTTGAATATCCGCCGGCTGGTGACCCGCAAGGTTGACTCCTTAAACCTGAACCGCCTGGAAGGATTACTTCTGGTTGTCATGGAGGAGCAATTCAAATACATCAACCTGTTCGGTGCGCTGCTGGGTTTCATCCTCGGGCTGCTGAACCTGTTTTTCCTGACATTGTAG
- a CDS encoding prephenate dehydrogenase/arogenate dehydrogenase family protein, whose protein sequence is MTAIATLGPEGSHAWQAAKQFDGAAEIQVFPHLSMVVEAFHNRKADYAVVPVYNTREGEIKECFQMMENLTTGHWVENIVLPVHLSLGVPPGNAGINTIIGTTHVLRQCDSYISKHFANATLIAVQDPIVALDDFKDRDDFAIIEAENLITAQGLSIHEREVAPHNRTRFAVLGKTLTDSTGYDATVLLTTPLKDRVGLLFDILGEFTRRGVNLLDMRTETDIKSQKLQFYFEAEGHINDQAVKEAVEHIENNVVQERKSVKILGSFPRVDMRVKRIKKTGFIGSGDMSAWFARRLENEGYQTVLTGRNSLVRPEEMITDADVVFICVPISATPETIEQYAPKLRDGQALILLAGEAENNIDTALRHTSKGVEVMLIHNLWGPKATTMKDKNASVVRTSRSGALCSEIEAFLFKHGAVICRDKAVDHDLLMGVGQKLPTAISLALAMTLKENKLSTEDIDSHSTLTSLYSILAMARVHSQNPRTYAEIMTAKGAGGKIVSDFINNLSVVLDHARSGDVDGICSLIETGALYLGKDFLKARMRQALAMDEVLGYKG, encoded by the coding sequence ATGACCGCTATTGCGACTCTGGGCCCGGAAGGTTCCCATGCCTGGCAAGCTGCAAAACAATTTGACGGTGCTGCGGAAATACAGGTCTTCCCGCACCTGAGCATGGTTGTCGAGGCCTTTCACAACCGGAAGGCCGATTACGCCGTGGTGCCGGTGTATAATACCAGAGAAGGCGAGATAAAAGAATGTTTTCAGATGATGGAAAATCTCACCACCGGCCACTGGGTGGAAAACATTGTCCTGCCGGTTCATCTGTCCCTGGGAGTGCCGCCTGGAAACGCAGGGATCAATACGATCATCGGTACAACCCATGTTTTGAGACAATGCGATTCCTATATTTCGAAACACTTTGCCAATGCAACGCTGATCGCGGTCCAGGATCCCATCGTCGCCCTTGATGATTTCAAAGACAGGGATGATTTTGCAATCATTGAGGCGGAAAATCTGATAACCGCCCAGGGATTGAGCATTCACGAACGGGAAGTCGCACCCCATAACCGGACCCGGTTCGCGGTCCTGGGAAAAACCCTGACCGATTCCACCGGCTATGACGCCACGGTCCTGCTCACCACACCTTTGAAGGACCGGGTGGGTCTGCTTTTTGATATCCTGGGAGAATTCACCCGGCGGGGTGTCAATCTCCTTGATATGCGCACCGAAACCGACATTAAAAGCCAGAAGCTGCAGTTCTATTTTGAAGCGGAAGGCCATATCAATGATCAGGCAGTTAAAGAGGCGGTTGAGCATATTGAAAACAATGTGGTGCAGGAAAGAAAATCCGTCAAAATCCTGGGCAGCTTCCCCAGGGTGGACATGCGGGTAAAAAGGATTAAAAAAACCGGTTTCATCGGTTCCGGCGACATGAGCGCCTGGTTTGCCAGAAGACTTGAAAATGAAGGATACCAGACCGTGCTCACCGGCAGAAACTCTTTAGTTCGTCCCGAAGAGATGATTACTGATGCCGATGTTGTATTTATCTGTGTGCCGATCAGCGCCACCCCGGAAACCATTGAGCAATATGCGCCGAAGCTTCGCGATGGCCAGGCACTGATTCTTCTTGCCGGGGAGGCCGAAAACAATATCGACACCGCCCTGCGTCATACCTCGAAAGGTGTCGAGGTTATGCTGATTCACAACCTATGGGGCCCCAAGGCCACCACCATGAAAGACAAAAATGCCTCGGTGGTGCGGACCTCGAGAAGCGGTGCCCTGTGCAGTGAAATCGAGGCATTCCTCTTCAAGCATGGCGCGGTGATCTGCCGGGACAAAGCTGTTGATCATGACCTTCTCATGGGTGTCGGGCAGAAACTTCCCACTGCCATCTCCCTTGCTTTAGCCATGACCCTCAAGGAAAACAAGCTTTCCACGGAAGATATCGACAGCCACTCAACACTTACTTCTCTTTACAGTATTCTTGCCATGGCCCGGGTCCATTCACAGAATCCCAGGACCTATGCGGAAATTATGACTGCCAAAGGCGCCGGCGGAAAAATCGTCAGCGACTTTATCAATAATCTCTCGGTTGTTCTTGATCATGCCAGATCCGGAGATGTCGATGGTATCTGTTCATTGATTGAAACAGGGGCTCTCTATCTGGGCAAAGATTTCCTCAAAGCCCGGATGCGGCAGGCCCTTGCCATGGATGAAGTTCTCGGCTATAAAGGCTGA